A single region of the Persephonella hydrogeniphila genome encodes:
- a CDS encoding TIGR00725 family protein, translated as MRLISVIGGSQIERNSDEYRFAYELGKVIAKNGFGIVCGGREGIMEAVCKGAKEEKGVTIGIMPSIDGRDANPYVDIKINTGLGHARNPIVVASGEIVVAISGNYGTLSEIAYSKIFGKTVLGYKTHKIEGVIQIHKPEDVLKYIK; from the coding sequence GTGAGGCTTATCTCTGTAATTGGCGGCTCTCAAATAGAAAGGAATTCAGACGAATATAGATTCGCCTATGAGCTTGGGAAAGTTATAGCAAAAAATGGGTTTGGGATAGTATGTGGAGGAAGAGAAGGCATCATGGAAGCAGTATGTAAAGGGGCAAAAGAGGAAAAAGGAGTTACAATAGGAATAATGCCTTCAATAGATGGTAGAGATGCAAACCCCTATGTAGATATAAAAATCAATACAGGTCTTGGGCATGCAAGAAATCCTATCGTTGTAGCTTCAGGGGAGATAGTAGTAGCTATATCGGGAAACTACGGTACACTTTCAGAAATAGCCTACAGCAAAATATTCGGAAAAACAGTATTAGGTTACAAAACACATAAGATTGAGGGAGTCATTCAGATTCATAAACCAGAAGATGTATTGAAGTATATAAAATAA
- a CDS encoding PA2779 family protein: MLKKAAHPFLVLAMAFYFIFLHTTPAVAGMVGSVMSDGQTTQSLRELEINKIQRALENQLVREKLQAYGLTPEEVNEKLSQMSDEQIHMLAQASDKVLAGGDLLGTVIAVLIIVLLIVLILKLLGKEIIIA, encoded by the coding sequence ATGTTGAAAAAAGCAGCACATCCTTTTTTAGTGCTTGCTATGGCTTTTTATTTTATATTTCTCCACACAACCCCAGCAGTAGCTGGTATGGTAGGATCTGTAATGTCCGATGGACAAACCACACAATCCCTTAGAGAGTTAGAAATCAACAAAATCCAGAGAGCCCTTGAAAACCAGCTTGTAAGAGAAAAACTACAGGCCTACGGTCTCACTCCAGAGGAAGTCAATGAGAAACTCTCACAGATGTCTGACGAACAGATACACATGCTGGCACAGGCTTCAGACAAAGTACTTGCCGGTGGAGATCTGCTGGGAACAGTAATAGCTGTGTTAATAATAGTTCTCCTGATAGTCCTGATACTTAAACTATTAGGAAAAGAGATAATAATAGCTTAA
- a CDS encoding pyridoxal-phosphate-dependent aminotransferase family protein — protein sequence MLIKERLFTPGPVPLPPQVIKALGQQIIHHRTPEFKKIFTEVREKLQKLLKTEGNIIMFSSSGTGGMEASVLNFFSKGDRVLIINAGKFGQRWKEIAQTYELKVVDYEIEWGKTYDKERVLQIVSEFPDIKGIFVQQSETSTTTYHDVSFLGEVSKNLEDCILVVDGITSVGVYEVYPEEIGIDILVTGSQKALMLPPGLSVLYFSDKAEKRLSKSNIPKYYFDVQKEAKKQKEGQTAYTPAINLIIALNESLNLILDEGLKNLAERHRIMAEATREAVKEIGLKLLSESPSNSATGVYSPAGINADDLRKELLKIGFRVAGGQDSLKGKIFRIAHMGYFDFNDVIQVIAGLEMALYRIGFDIELGKGVKKAQEVILKNS from the coding sequence ATGCTTATAAAGGAGAGGCTTTTTACCCCCGGTCCTGTTCCACTACCACCACAGGTTATAAAGGCTCTCGGGCAACAGATAATTCACCACAGAACACCTGAATTTAAAAAAATATTTACAGAAGTAAGGGAAAAGCTCCAGAAACTACTTAAAACAGAAGGAAATATAATTATGTTTTCTTCCTCTGGAACAGGAGGAATGGAGGCTTCCGTTCTTAACTTTTTCAGTAAAGGAGACAGGGTTCTTATAATAAATGCAGGGAAGTTTGGACAGAGGTGGAAAGAGATTGCCCAGACCTATGAGTTAAAAGTTGTTGATTATGAGATTGAATGGGGAAAAACCTATGATAAGGAAAGAGTTCTCCAGATAGTGTCTGAATTTCCAGATATAAAAGGTATATTTGTCCAGCAGTCAGAGACTTCAACAACAACTTACCACGATGTTAGTTTCTTAGGAGAGGTATCTAAAAATCTCGAAGATTGCATCCTTGTTGTCGATGGAATTACATCTGTAGGTGTTTATGAAGTTTATCCTGAAGAAATAGGAATTGATATTCTTGTAACAGGCTCCCAGAAGGCATTAATGCTTCCACCGGGGTTATCAGTTTTATATTTCAGTGATAAAGCTGAAAAAAGATTATCTAAAAGTAACATCCCAAAATACTATTTTGATGTTCAGAAGGAAGCAAAAAAACAGAAAGAAGGTCAGACAGCTTACACACCTGCAATAAATCTGATTATAGCTTTGAATGAGAGTCTTAATCTAATACTTGACGAAGGTTTGAAAAATCTTGCAGAGAGACACAGGATAATGGCTGAGGCAACAAGAGAGGCTGTAAAAGAGATTGGGTTGAAGCTTCTATCTGAAAGCCCATCAAATTCAGCAACAGGTGTATACTCTCCTGCAGGGATAAATGCAGATGACCTCAGGAAAGAACTACTTAAGATAGGTTTTAGAGTTGCTGGAGGGCAGGACTCTTTAAAAGGGAAAATATTCAGAATTGCCCATATGGGTTACTTTGATTTTAATGATGTTATACAGGTAATAGCCGGTCTTGAGATGGCTCTTTATCGAATAGGATTTGATATTGAACTTGGGAAAGGCGTTAAAAAAGCACAGGAAGTAATTCTCAAAAACTCGTAA
- a CDS encoding ATP phosphoribosyltransferase regulatory subunit: MNIDIPAGVRTFSRAETFQIKTILRKITDTFEKWAYEEIKLPYFEYLDVHKKGLDEEIIGKSFKIVDRNTGDILCLRADFTAQIARYFSSLKKKNLPKRYYYTGSIFRYVQPKGENLWERLQTGIELIGSSRLEADAEVIAVASQSLMEIGIDNFQIDINNTKIFNILREYLKISDKEYREFMGFIKRREIFNLKRFISDKKVEKDILDFIVNIPKFQGGIELIKDLSSKYPFIRDALTELEGIYSILQDYGLSKKVVFDIGEPKEFSYYTGIVFEIFVKEFPKPIGQGGRYDSLISKYNGNVPATGFAFDILNIWDYMKEKALITQQNYKDYFIIDLTPDKKNAYRIGKILREKGYKVGRDIIDRPLKESIKFAFENRYRKVIVIGLDSNEKEIYIYSTEEEFERKNINEFLEKIAPKSAKYT, from the coding sequence ATGAATATCGATATACCTGCCGGCGTCAGAACATTCAGTAGAGCTGAGACCTTTCAGATAAAAACTATTCTAAGAAAGATAACAGATACCTTTGAGAAGTGGGCTTATGAAGAGATAAAACTTCCATACTTTGAGTATCTTGATGTCCATAAAAAAGGGCTTGATGAAGAGATAATAGGAAAAAGTTTCAAGATAGTTGATAGAAATACAGGTGATATCTTATGTCTTAGAGCAGATTTTACTGCACAGATAGCAAGGTATTTCTCATCTTTGAAGAAAAAAAACCTTCCTAAAAGGTACTACTATACAGGGAGTATTTTCAGGTATGTTCAGCCGAAGGGAGAAAATCTGTGGGAAAGACTTCAGACAGGAATAGAGCTAATAGGTTCAAGCAGACTTGAAGCTGACGCAGAAGTTATTGCTGTAGCCTCACAATCTTTGATGGAGATTGGGATAGATAACTTTCAGATAGATATAAACAACACTAAGATTTTTAATATTTTGAGGGAGTATCTAAAAATCAGTGATAAAGAGTACAGAGAATTTATGGGTTTTATAAAAAGAAGGGAGATTTTTAATCTGAAAAGGTTTATTTCTGATAAAAAAGTAGAAAAAGATATTTTAGATTTTATAGTAAACATACCAAAATTTCAGGGAGGTATAGAGCTTATAAAAGATCTTTCAAGTAAATATCCATTTATAAGAGATGCTCTGACAGAGTTAGAAGGAATCTACAGTATACTGCAAGATTATGGCTTATCTAAAAAAGTTGTTTTTGATATAGGAGAACCGAAAGAGTTTTCCTACTATACAGGAATTGTTTTTGAGATCTTTGTGAAAGAGTTCCCAAAACCTATAGGACAGGGGGGCAGATACGACAGCCTGATATCAAAATACAATGGAAATGTTCCTGCTACAGGCTTTGCCTTTGACATCCTTAATATATGGGATTACATGAAAGAAAAGGCTTTAATTACCCAGCAAAACTATAAAGATTACTTTATAATAGATCTTACACCAGATAAAAAAAATGCATACAGAATAGGAAAAATTCTTAGAGAAAAAGGTTACAAAGTAGGAAGAGATATAATAGACAGGCCTCTCAAAGAATCAATAAAATTTGCCTTTGAAAATAGATACAGAAAAGTTATAGTAATTGGTCTGGACAGCAATGAAAAAGAGATATATATTTATTCAACTGAAGAAGAATTCGAAAGAAAAAACATTAATGAATTTTTAGAAAAAATAGCGCCAAAGAGCGCTAAATACACATAA
- a CDS encoding tetratricopeptide repeat protein, which translates to MPRIVILEDPLSAREHNNLGVAYEKKGKLELAEKEYRKAIKKDKNWDIPYFNLGNIYFKKKEYRKAEEYYRKAIQLNPKNSDAMNNLSYLLYLQGKIDEAYRLIKRAISIKFKPEYIDTLKEIEEKIYESN; encoded by the coding sequence ATGCCCAGAATAGTTATTCTGGAAGACCCATTATCTGCCAGAGAGCATAATAATCTGGGAGTAGCCTACGAAAAAAAAGGCAAACTAGAACTGGCAGAAAAGGAGTACAGAAAAGCTATTAAAAAAGATAAAAATTGGGATATACCCTATTTTAATCTTGGGAATATATATTTCAAGAAAAAAGAGTACAGAAAAGCCGAAGAGTACTACAGAAAAGCTATACAACTGAATCCAAAAAACTCAGATGCCATGAATAATCTATCTTATCTGCTTTATCTTCAGGGAAAAATAGATGAAGCATACAGGCTGATAAAAAGAGCAATCTCAATAAAATTCAAACCAGAGTATATAGATACATTGAAAGAGATAGAGGAAAAAATATATGAATCTAACTAA
- a CDS encoding heavy-metal-associated domain-containing protein → MDKIAVLSLSMAMIGGISWFFFGNKDDGKKPENSSEKIKKVELNISGMHCAGCVAGIEATLKATEGVITASVNLATSKGVFEYDPSKISKEQIIQKIKDLGYDASEDLQNFEKKS, encoded by the coding sequence TTGGATAAGATAGCTGTTTTATCTCTTTCTATGGCTATGATAGGGGGTATAAGCTGGTTTTTCTTTGGAAACAAAGATGATGGGAAAAAACCTGAGAATTCTTCTGAAAAAATAAAAAAGGTAGAGCTTAATATATCCGGTATGCACTGTGCTGGATGTGTAGCCGGGATAGAAGCAACACTGAAAGCAACAGAAGGGGTTATAACTGCTTCTGTAAACCTTGCCACATCAAAGGGGGTCTTTGAGTATGACCCATCAAAAATATCTAAAGAACAGATCATTCAGAAAATAAAAGATTTAGGATACGATGCTTCTGAAGACCTTCAGAATTTTGAAAAAAAAAGTTAG
- a CDS encoding copper-translocating P-type ATPase, with protein MFLLSSFVQFYCGWDFYSSALGGIKNRIADMNLLVVLGTSAAYFYSVFVMILPDIFPEQMRHLYFEGAASIITFVLLGRYLETKSRNKATDFMKKLLNLQSKEAVILVDGKELKIPVENVVVGDKVIVRAGEKIPVDGAIVEGSGAIDQSFVTGESVPVLKKEGDYVIGGTINRDGFIIVKATKTGKDTFLSQMVKLLSEAQDKKPPVGKLADRIVSIFVPAIMIISVIVFDIWYFLDRPDIAFLASVSVLIIACPCALGIATPIAVVSAVGRGAKEGILIKNPDSLEKIRSIDTAFFDKTGTVTEGKLSITEKVIKDNELLKYAYPLVISSKHPVLEAIKWSVPEGEKKANNIKTVAGKGIKGDVNGKEVIIGNREFLMENGINLDIPEGKTEVIISVDKKIVAYFFLEDRVKDEAKYVIQKLKSRGIETVLLTGDRKTVGEKICQEIGFDKCFTQLLPEDKYRIVTEYQKKGRKTVFIGDGINDAPAMAVSDTGIAVMKATDLAKEAGDLIILKDDLRLVLKALSLSKETVKTIKQNLFWAYAYNTVGIPVAAGILFPFFGILLKPIFAGIAMSFSSVTVVLNALRLQFKDIGD; from the coding sequence ATTTTTCTTCTTTCATCATTTGTTCAATTTTACTGTGGATGGGATTTTTACAGTTCTGCATTAGGAGGTATAAAAAACAGAATTGCAGATATGAATCTACTTGTTGTTCTTGGAACATCAGCAGCTTACTTTTATTCTGTTTTTGTTATGATCCTTCCAGATATTTTTCCGGAACAGATGAGGCATCTTTACTTTGAAGGGGCTGCATCGATAATAACATTTGTACTGTTAGGGAGATATTTAGAAACGAAATCAAGAAACAAGGCAACAGACTTTATGAAAAAGCTCTTAAATCTTCAGTCTAAAGAAGCTGTAATACTTGTTGATGGCAAAGAGTTAAAAATCCCAGTGGAGAATGTTGTAGTAGGGGATAAAGTTATTGTCAGAGCTGGAGAAAAAATACCTGTAGATGGAGCAATAGTGGAAGGAAGTGGGGCTATAGACCAGTCATTCGTTACAGGAGAGTCTGTTCCTGTTTTGAAAAAAGAGGGAGATTACGTGATAGGAGGAACTATAAATAGAGATGGTTTTATTATTGTAAAAGCTACTAAAACAGGAAAAGATACATTTTTATCCCAGATGGTAAAGCTTTTGTCTGAAGCTCAGGATAAAAAACCTCCTGTAGGAAAGTTGGCAGACAGGATCGTATCTATTTTCGTTCCTGCTATTATGATAATATCTGTTATTGTTTTTGACATATGGTATTTTCTGGATAGACCCGATATAGCCTTTCTGGCAAGTGTTTCTGTTCTTATAATAGCATGCCCCTGTGCCCTCGGAATAGCAACACCGATAGCTGTGGTTTCTGCTGTAGGAAGGGGAGCAAAAGAAGGTATTCTTATAAAAAATCCAGACAGTCTGGAAAAGATAAGAAGTATAGATACTGCATTTTTCGACAAAACAGGAACTGTCACGGAAGGAAAACTATCAATCACTGAAAAGGTGATAAAGGATAATGAACTGCTTAAATATGCTTACCCTCTTGTAATATCTTCAAAACACCCTGTTTTGGAGGCAATCAAATGGTCGGTTCCTGAAGGAGAAAAAAAGGCGAACAATATAAAAACCGTTGCTGGTAAAGGAATAAAAGGGGATGTAAATGGAAAAGAGGTTATTATAGGAAACAGAGAGTTTCTTATGGAAAATGGGATAAATTTAGATATACCGGAAGGAAAAACAGAAGTGATAATATCTGTAGACAAAAAGATAGTAGCTTATTTTTTCCTTGAAGACAGAGTAAAAGATGAAGCAAAGTATGTAATACAGAAACTGAAAAGCAGAGGGATAGAAACAGTTCTTCTTACAGGAGACAGAAAAACCGTTGGCGAAAAAATATGTCAGGAAATCGGTTTTGATAAATGTTTCACACAACTTCTTCCTGAAGATAAATACAGAATTGTCACTGAATACCAGAAAAAAGGCAGAAAAACAGTTTTTATAGGAGACGGTATTAATGATGCTCCTGCAATGGCTGTTTCTGATACAGGTATAGCTGTGATGAAAGCTACAGATCTTGCTAAAGAGGCAGGAGATCTGATAATACTGAAAGACGATTTGAGACTTGTTCTTAAGGCTTTATCACTTTCTAAAGAAACAGTTAAAACGATAAAACAGAATCTCTTCTGGGCTTATGCGTACAATACAGTTGGCATTCCTGTAGCTGCAGGCATTTTATTTCCTTTTTTTGGTATTCTTCTGAAACCTATATTTGCAGGTATTGCAATGTCCTTTAGCTCTGTTACTGTTGTACTGAATGCACTGAGACTCCAATTTAAAGATATAGGAGATTAA
- the pspA gene encoding phosphoserine phosphatase PspA — protein sequence MAVRIIYVRHAESLWNPIGKYQGRLDPELSERGHKQAELLALTLKKYKPTALYTSPLKRTYMTAEYISKELGLDIQIDEDIIEIDHGEWSGMLVDEVKEKYPDLFRQWLYEPEKVKFPHGETLVDVYNRVKRFQEKMLEKHEGETIVAVSHTVPIRASFVAGLDLPLAKFWSFGCDNASYSILDYEKVRPILYKLNNTYFLGDLFIPALDAL from the coding sequence ATGGCTGTAAGAATTATATATGTAAGGCATGCAGAGAGTCTGTGGAATCCTATAGGGAAATATCAGGGAAGATTAGATCCTGAGCTTTCAGAAAGAGGGCATAAACAGGCTGAACTTCTTGCTTTAACGCTAAAAAAATACAAGCCTACAGCCCTTTACACAAGTCCGTTAAAGAGAACATATATGACAGCAGAGTATATTTCAAAAGAGCTTGGTCTCGATATACAGATAGATGAAGATATAATAGAGATAGACCACGGAGAATGGTCAGGAATGTTAGTTGATGAAGTAAAAGAGAAATACCCGGATCTTTTCAGACAGTGGCTTTACGAACCTGAGAAGGTGAAATTTCCCCATGGGGAGACGCTTGTTGATGTCTACAACAGGGTAAAGAGATTCCAGGAAAAAATGCTTGAAAAACATGAAGGAGAAACTATTGTCGCAGTCTCCCATACTGTTCCTATAAGGGCTTCCTTTGTTGCAGGATTGGATCTTCCCCTTGCAAAATTCTGGAGTTTCGGATGTGATAACGCATCCTATTCTATATTGGATTATGAAAAGGTCAGACCTATATTGTACAAACTGAACAATACCTACTTTTTAGGAGACCTTTTCATACCGGCTTTAGATGCCCTTTAA
- the alr gene encoding alanine racemase: MMITEDKIYLKGFRSWAEISKERLLNNVEIIYRYTKKDILAVVKADAYGHSAEKISKILEEIPYIKYLCVATAEEGKELRKAGIKKDILVLGGILPDEVKCFKEYNLVPVVSDFNQLKTVKENHIKKVHIKIDTGMHRLGFFVEDILEIINKSNGIEIEGIMSHFPSADTDPELTERQIDIFRKVVNNFRSHRIYPAFVHLQNSAGLMYDCDYCNAVRVGISIYGEKPSSFFSLPVKTVMSVKSKVITVKRLRKGETVSYGGTFRAPADMKIGIVAFGYADGLPRELSNKGYFLIKDRKVKILGNVTMDMTVVDLTDVEDVKPMDTVTIVGKDIENEIYFEDIAQMCGTIPYEIMCRISKRVKRVVV, from the coding sequence ATGATGATAACGGAGGATAAAATATACCTTAAAGGTTTTAGAAGCTGGGCTGAGATCAGTAAAGAAAGATTACTTAATAATGTAGAGATCATTTACAGGTATACAAAGAAGGATATATTAGCGGTTGTCAAGGCAGATGCCTATGGACATAGTGCAGAAAAGATATCAAAAATACTGGAAGAGATTCCCTACATAAAATATCTGTGTGTTGCCACAGCAGAAGAAGGTAAGGAACTGAGAAAAGCTGGAATAAAAAAAGATATTCTGGTTCTGGGAGGGATTTTACCTGATGAAGTAAAATGCTTCAAGGAATACAATCTCGTTCCTGTTGTTTCTGATTTTAACCAGTTAAAAACTGTTAAAGAAAACCATATAAAGAAAGTACATATAAAAATAGATACAGGAATGCACAGATTAGGTTTTTTTGTAGAGGATATATTAGAAATAATAAATAAATCAAACGGTATTGAGATAGAAGGCATTATGTCTCATTTTCCTTCTGCAGATACCGATCCTGAACTGACAGAAAGGCAGATAGATATTTTTAGAAAAGTCGTAAATAACTTCAGATCTCATCGGATTTATCCTGCTTTTGTTCATCTTCAAAACAGTGCAGGTCTTATGTATGATTGTGATTACTGTAATGCTGTAAGAGTAGGTATATCAATATACGGAGAAAAACCTTCAAGTTTCTTTTCCTTACCTGTGAAAACTGTTATGTCTGTAAAGTCCAAAGTAATAACCGTTAAAAGGTTAAGGAAAGGAGAAACAGTATCTTATGGAGGAACTTTCAGAGCACCTGCAGATATGAAAATAGGTATAGTTGCTTTCGGGTATGCAGATGGTCTTCCAAGAGAGCTTTCAAATAAAGGTTACTTTTTGATAAAAGATAGAAAGGTAAAAATATTGGGAAATGTAACAATGGATATGACTGTTGTTGATCTTACAGATGTTGAGGATGTAAAACCCATGGATACTGTTACAATAGTTGGAAAAGACATTGAAAATGAAATATATTTTGAAGATATAGCACAGATGTGTGGTACTATCCCTTACGAGATTATGTGCAGGATATCAAAAAGGGTTAAAAGGGTTGTTGTTTGA
- a CDS encoding glycerophosphodiester phosphodiesterase, whose protein sequence is MGIIERLSVKPFSVIGHRGAKGVKPENTVSAIQYGIDSGADIIEVDIRKTRDGKLILLHDKDFKRLTGRALSPSQLDFEFIRENITIEGEPVATLEEALDTVNGKAGLFIEIKEPDTTDNAVKMVKEKNAENWVAFISFYEEALQRVKEIDSSLKTGLIYMRPPGKIIEAKNINAEIVLPLYRLATEKAISFAHRLRLKVVSWVINDFETAKMMYHRKSDGIASDYPNEAVKWRERLKGG, encoded by the coding sequence ATGGGAATTATCGAAAGACTCTCTGTTAAACCTTTTTCTGTAATAGGTCACAGAGGGGCAAAAGGGGTGAAACCAGAAAACACTGTATCTGCTATCCAGTACGGTATAGATTCAGGGGCAGATATCATCGAAGTAGACATAAGAAAAACCAGAGATGGAAAATTAATACTCCTGCATGATAAAGATTTTAAAAGATTAACAGGAAGGGCTCTTTCCCCTTCACAGCTTGACTTTGAGTTTATAAGAGAAAACATAACTATAGAGGGCGAACCGGTTGCCACATTAGAAGAAGCCTTAGATACAGTTAATGGAAAAGCTGGTCTGTTTATTGAGATAAAGGAACCTGACACTACAGACAATGCTGTAAAAATGGTAAAAGAAAAAAATGCAGAGAACTGGGTCGCATTCATATCTTTTTATGAAGAAGCCCTTCAAAGGGTAAAAGAGATAGACAGTTCCCTGAAAACAGGTCTTATATACATGAGACCTCCTGGAAAAATTATAGAGGCTAAAAATATAAATGCAGAAATAGTTTTGCCCCTTTACAGATTAGCCACAGAAAAAGCCATATCTTTTGCCCATAGATTAAGACTAAAAGTTGTTTCCTGGGTGATAAATGATTTTGAGACAGCAAAAATGATGTATCACAGAAAATCAGACGGTATAGCCTCTGATTACCCTAATGAAGCTGTCAAATGGAGAGAAAGATTAAAAGGGGGCTAA
- a CDS encoding FKBP-type peptidyl-prolyl cis-trans isomerase: MKATSNKVVTFHYTLKDKETGQVLDSSQEYGQPLTVLFGAENIIPGLESRMEGMETGEKRTIEVPAEEAYGTKNPELVQQVPKEYFQGIELEKGMPLQAQTPDGQIINMIVVDFDDNTVTVDMNHPLAGKDLVFEVEVVNVRDASLEEIQHGHPHGEGGVHH; encoded by the coding sequence ATGAAGGCTACAAGCAACAAAGTGGTAACATTCCACTACACACTCAAAGACAAGGAGACAGGACAGGTTCTTGACAGCAGTCAGGAATACGGACAACCTCTCACAGTTCTTTTTGGGGCTGAAAACATCATTCCAGGACTTGAATCAAGAATGGAAGGCATGGAGACAGGAGAAAAGAGGACTATTGAAGTTCCTGCGGAAGAAGCGTACGGCACAAAAAATCCTGAACTCGTACAACAGGTTCCAAAAGAATATTTTCAAGGAATAGAGCTTGAGAAAGGAATGCCATTACAAGCTCAAACTCCAGACGGTCAGATTATAAACATGATTGTTGTCGATTTTGATGATAACACTGTAACCGTTGATATGAACCATCCACTTGCCGGAAAGGATCTTGTTTTTGAGGTTGAAGTTGTTAATGTAAGGGATGCATCCCTTGAAGAGATCCAACACGGACATCCACACGGAGAAGGCGGAGTTCATCATTAA
- a CDS encoding cysteine peptidase family C39 domain-containing protein codes for MRFLLFFLLLAGTVFSKTLDVPFVKQRSEFCGPAALSSVFRYYGVFISQEEIGKKTYIPELKGALITDLENYARSKGFKTKSGQGNIEKIKSYINKDIPVIVLVDLGFWVLSRPHYIVVVGYNEKGITAHTGYEKNKFIPYRKFKRIWKKAGNVYLVVYR; via the coding sequence TTGAGATTTTTACTGTTTTTTTTACTGTTAGCTGGAACGGTTTTTAGCAAAACACTTGATGTTCCTTTTGTGAAGCAGCGGTCTGAGTTTTGCGGTCCCGCTGCTTTATCCTCAGTTTTTAGGTATTACGGAGTCTTCATTTCTCAAGAAGAAATTGGAAAAAAAACATATATACCTGAGCTAAAAGGTGCTTTAATAACCGATCTTGAAAATTATGCCAGATCAAAGGGTTTCAAAACAAAATCAGGACAGGGAAATATAGAAAAGATAAAATCTTACATTAATAAAGATATCCCTGTTATAGTACTTGTTGATTTAGGATTCTGGGTTTTATCAAGACCACATTATATAGTAGTAGTAGGTTATAATGAAAAAGGAATAACAGCACACACAGGGTACGAAAAAAATAAATTTATTCCTTACAGGAAGTTCAAAAGGATATGGAAAAAAGCAGGAAATGTATACTTAGTTGTCTACCGGTAA
- a CDS encoding KamA family radical SAM protein gives MRVLEKDYWKKIPEWKDTSRWEWEDWRWQIKNRLKSLEGIGRVIGKDLSKLKKVERVFRTGTTPYYLSLVEDFSDLENPILKQILPSCEEIDPFIQSEGNFDPFKEEILSPVPGLTHRYPDRVLFRATNFCSVYCRHCMRKRIFLEEERARTYEDYKRMFDYIRKNKNIKEVLISGGDPLTLPNRKIEFILENIQDIDHIDTVRIGTRELVVNPYRFFDEGLLEILEKNDKVWLVSHFNHPDEVTDVVKRAVKNILSTGTPVLNQTVLLRGINDDPQTIENLMRSLVKVKIKPYYLFYCDPTKGVLHFRTPIDKGIEIIEYLRGRVSGIAVPTYAVDLPGGLGKVPLQPEYIVEETEEYIIFRNFEGKTVRFNRCNFDIIENHTKNSEDLCL, from the coding sequence ATGAGAGTTCTTGAAAAGGATTACTGGAAAAAAATTCCAGAATGGAAAGATACCTCAAGGTGGGAGTGGGAGGACTGGAGATGGCAGATAAAGAATAGATTAAAGAGTCTTGAAGGAATAGGGAGGGTTATAGGAAAGGATTTATCGAAGCTTAAAAAGGTAGAGAGAGTTTTCAGGACAGGTACAACTCCTTATTATCTTTCCCTTGTAGAAGATTTTTCAGATTTAGAAAACCCTATACTTAAACAGATACTTCCTTCCTGTGAAGAGATAGATCCGTTTATCCAGTCTGAAGGAAATTTTGACCCTTTTAAAGAGGAGATTCTCAGTCCGGTACCTGGACTAACCCACAGATACCCTGATAGGGTGCTTTTTAGAGCTACAAATTTCTGTTCTGTTTACTGCAGGCATTGTATGAGAAAAAGGATATTTCTTGAGGAAGAAAGAGCAAGAACTTATGAAGATTATAAGAGAATGTTTGATTATATCAGGAAAAACAAAAATATAAAGGAAGTTCTTATATCTGGTGGAGACCCTTTAACTCTTCCTAACAGAAAGATAGAGTTTATACTGGAAAACATTCAGGATATAGATCATATAGATACAGTGAGGATAGGAACCAGAGAGCTTGTAGTGAATCCTTATAGATTTTTTGATGAAGGTCTTCTTGAGATTTTAGAGAAAAATGATAAGGTATGGCTTGTTTCACATTTTAACCACCCAGATGAAGTAACAGATGTTGTTAAAAGAGCTGTAAAGAACATACTTTCAACAGGGACACCTGTTTTGAACCAGACTGTTTTGCTCAGAGGAATAAATGATGATCCCCAAACAATAGAAAATCTTATGAGAAGTCTCGTAAAGGTAAAGATAAAACCTTACTACCTTTTTTACTGTGATCCTACAAAGGGAGTTTTACATTTCAGGACACCTATTGATAAAGGGATTGAGATTATAGAATATTTGAGAGGAAGAGTCTCTGGTATTGCAGTGCCTACATATGCTGTAGACCTTCCAGGAGGATTGGGAAAAGTCCCTCTCCAGCCTGAGTATATAGTTGAAGAAACAGAGGAATATATAATATTCAGGAATTTTGAGGGCAAAACGGTAAGATTTAACAGATGTAATTTTGATATAATAGAAAATCATACAAAAAATTCGGAGGATTTATGCTTATAA